One genomic region from Candidatus Binataceae bacterium encodes:
- a CDS encoding (2Fe-2S)-binding protein, translating to MDKKTVVETTINGEQVEFLCEPRQSLLEVLRDVLGMTGSKEGCLTGDCGACSVIVDGRAVCSCLMLGVEAGGHKIETVEGLAQGAKLHPLQQKFLENASLQCGICTPGFLMSAKALLDHNPHPTEAEIRYALAGNLCRCTGYDKIVHAVLEASKGGASKAA from the coding sequence ATGGATAAAAAGACGGTAGTAGAAACGACGATCAACGGCGAACAAGTGGAATTCCTCTGCGAGCCGCGCCAGAGCCTGCTCGAGGTTCTGCGCGACGTACTCGGGATGACCGGCAGCAAGGAAGGATGCCTGACCGGCGACTGCGGCGCGTGCAGCGTGATCGTGGACGGCCGGGCCGTCTGTTCCTGCCTGATGCTGGGCGTCGAGGCCGGGGGCCACAAGATCGAAACCGTCGAGGGACTCGCGCAAGGCGCCAAGCTGCATCCGCTGCAGCAGAAGTTTCTCGAAAACGCGAGCCTCCAGTGCGGCATCTGCACCCCGGGCTTCCTGATGTCGGCCAAGGCGCTGCTCGACCATAACCCGCATCCGACCGAGGCCGAGATTCGCTACGCGCTGGCGGGCAATCTCTGCCGCTGCACCGGCTATGACAAGATCGTTCACGCGGTGCTCGAAGCCTCCAAGGGGGGCGCGTCCAAGGCGGCCTGA
- a CDS encoding xanthine dehydrogenase family protein molybdopterin-binding subunit: MAATTEGNQFRVIGTRPIRHDGVEKVTGAARYGADYSFPGMLYGRVLRSPHAHAIIKSIKFDKALKLPGVKAVVTAADLPELPDRIEQGGELPINLHHLTCNILARGKALYDGHAVAAVAATSPHIAEEALRLIEVDYEVLPPVMTVEDAMAPGAAILLPALRNKEDGPDKQTNVAAHMQFKRGDVNEGFAKADYVIERTFKTAMVHQGYIEPHNAVGIYNSDGHATIYCSTQGSFVVRSLSAAVLGIPEGKIRVVPAEIGGGFGGKTTIYLEPLSVLLSQKTGHPVKMTMNRAEVLRASGPTSGGTVRCKMGATKDGKIVAAEAWMAYEAGGFPGSPVPMAAMCILAPYDIPNIVVDAYDVVVNRPKTAAYRAPGATNAAFASETIVDELAAKCGMDPCDFRIKNGAHEGTPQTAGPPYKRIGMIETIEAIKNSPHYKSKLTGKNRGRGVATGFWFNIGFQSSAIVNIHNDGTASVVTGSVDIGGSRASMAIITAEVLGLDVNDVRPLIADTDAIGYTDVTGGSRTTVATGLAVYEAAQDAVRQLKERAAKLWEKKPEEVAFNNGVLTSKSNGVKPMTIKEIVPRLGRTGGPITGRATVNARAVGPAFATTCVDVEVDPETGKVSILRATCAQDAGKAVHPSYVEGQMQGGTVQGIGWALNEEYFYDSKGVLRNSGLLDYRMPTCLDLPMIETCIVEVPAPGHPIGSRGVGEVSIVPPPAAVANAIANAVGVRMTELPMSPGRVLKAILHKEGSSVASAAAD; encoded by the coding sequence ATGGCAGCGACGACAGAAGGAAACCAATTCCGGGTGATTGGAACGCGCCCGATCCGTCACGACGGAGTCGAGAAAGTTACCGGCGCGGCCCGCTACGGGGCCGACTACTCGTTCCCGGGAATGCTCTACGGCAGGGTGCTGCGCAGCCCGCACGCGCACGCGATTATCAAATCGATCAAGTTCGACAAGGCGCTCAAGCTCCCCGGTGTCAAGGCGGTCGTGACCGCGGCCGACCTGCCGGAGCTGCCCGACCGGATCGAGCAGGGCGGCGAGCTGCCGATCAACCTGCATCACCTGACCTGCAACATCCTCGCCCGCGGCAAGGCGCTCTACGACGGCCACGCGGTGGCCGCCGTCGCGGCGACCAGCCCGCATATCGCCGAAGAGGCGCTGCGCCTCATCGAGGTCGATTACGAGGTGCTGCCGCCGGTGATGACGGTTGAGGACGCGATGGCGCCGGGCGCGGCGATCCTGCTGCCCGCGCTGCGCAACAAGGAGGACGGCCCCGACAAACAGACCAATGTCGCCGCCCACATGCAGTTCAAGCGCGGCGACGTCAACGAAGGCTTCGCCAAGGCCGACTACGTGATCGAGCGCACCTTCAAGACCGCGATGGTCCATCAGGGATATATCGAGCCGCACAACGCGGTCGGCATCTACAACTCCGACGGCCACGCCACCATCTACTGCTCGACCCAGGGCAGCTTCGTGGTGCGTTCGTTGAGCGCCGCCGTGCTGGGCATCCCCGAGGGCAAAATCCGCGTCGTGCCGGCCGAGATCGGCGGCGGCTTCGGCGGCAAGACCACCATCTACCTCGAACCGCTGTCGGTGCTGCTCTCGCAGAAAACCGGCCATCCGGTAAAGATGACGATGAACCGCGCCGAGGTGCTGCGCGCGAGCGGCCCGACCTCCGGCGGAACCGTGCGCTGCAAGATGGGCGCGACCAAGGACGGCAAGATCGTCGCCGCCGAGGCCTGGATGGCCTACGAGGCGGGCGGCTTTCCCGGATCGCCGGTGCCGATGGCCGCGATGTGCATCCTCGCGCCGTATGACATCCCCAATATCGTGGTGGACGCCTACGACGTCGTCGTCAACCGGCCCAAGACCGCGGCCTACCGCGCGCCGGGAGCGACCAACGCGGCGTTCGCTTCCGAAACGATCGTCGATGAGCTGGCCGCCAAGTGCGGGATGGATCCGTGCGACTTCCGCATCAAGAACGGCGCCCACGAAGGCACGCCGCAGACCGCCGGGCCGCCGTACAAGCGGATCGGCATGATCGAGACGATCGAGGCGATCAAGAACAGCCCGCACTACAAGAGCAAGCTCACGGGGAAAAACCGCGGACGCGGCGTCGCCACCGGTTTCTGGTTCAACATCGGCTTCCAGTCCTCGGCGATCGTCAATATTCATAACGACGGCACCGCCAGCGTCGTCACCGGCTCGGTGGATATCGGCGGGTCGCGCGCCTCGATGGCGATTATCACGGCCGAGGTGCTCGGCCTCGACGTAAACGACGTTCGCCCGCTTATCGCCGACACCGACGCGATCGGCTACACCGACGTAACCGGCGGCAGCCGCACCACCGTCGCCACCGGACTCGCCGTTTACGAGGCCGCGCAAGACGCCGTACGCCAACTCAAGGAGCGCGCGGCCAAGCTGTGGGAGAAGAAGCCCGAAGAGGTCGCGTTCAACAACGGCGTGCTCACCTCCAAGAGCAACGGCGTCAAGCCGATGACGATCAAGGAGATCGTTCCGCGCCTCGGCCGCACGGGCGGCCCAATCACCGGACGGGCGACGGTTAACGCGCGAGCGGTCGGTCCGGCCTTCGCCACGACCTGCGTCGACGTCGAGGTCGATCCGGAAACCGGCAAGGTCTCGATCCTGCGCGCCACGTGCGCGCAGGACGCCGGCAAGGCGGTCCATCCGAGCTACGTCGAGGGCCAGATGCAGGGCGGCACCGTCCAGGGCATCGGCTGGGCCCTCAACGAGGAGTACTTTTACGACTCCAAGGGCGTGCTGCGTAACTCGGGACTGCTGGATTACCGGATGCCGACGTGTCTGGATCTCCCGATGATCGAAACCTGCATCGTCGAGGTTCCGGCGCCCGGCCATCCGATCGGCTCGCGCGGCGTGGGCGAGGTCTCGATCGTGCCGCCGCCGGCGGCGGTCGCCAACGCGATCGCCAACGCGGTCGGCGTGCGGATGACGGAGCTGCCGATGTCGCCCGGGCGCGTGCTCAAGGCGATCCTGCACAAGGAAGGCTCCT